One Equus quagga isolate Etosha38 chromosome 5, UCLA_HA_Equagga_1.0, whole genome shotgun sequence genomic window carries:
- the CAPG gene encoding macrophage-capping protein isoform X1, with translation MPGPRSGNSMYTPIPKSGSPFPASVQDPGLHVWRVEKLKPVPVARENQGIFFSGDSYLVLHNGPEELSHLHLWIGQQSSRDEQGACAVLAVHLNTLLGERPVQHREVQGNESDLFMSYFPRGLKYQEGGVESAFHKTSPGATPAAIKKLYQVKGKKNIRATEQALSWDSFNTGDCFILDLGQNIFAWCGGKSNILERNKARDLALAIRDSERQGKAQVEIVTDGEEPAEMIQVLGPKPALKEGNPEEDLTADKTNAQAAALYKVSDATGQMHLTKVANSSPFAVELLLSDDCFVLDNGLCGKIYIWKGRKANEKERQAALHVAEDFISRMQYAPNTQVEILPQGRESPIFKQFFKNWK, from the exons ATGCCAGGACCCAG ATCTGGAAACAGCATGTACACACCCATCCCCAAGAG cGGCTCTCCATTCCCAGCCTCAGTGCAGGATCCCGGCCTGCACGTATGGCGGGTGGAGAAGCTGAAGCCAGTGCCAGTAGCACGAGAGAACCAGGGCATCTTCTTCTCTGGCGACTCCTACCTGGTGCTGCACAATGGCCCGGAGGAGCTCTCCCACCTGCACCTGTGGATCG gccagCAGTCATCCCGGGATGAGCAGGGGGCCTGCGCTGTGCTGGCTGTGCACCTCAACACCCTGCTTGGGGAGAGGCCTGTGCAGCACCGCGAGGTGCAGGGCAATGAGTCCGACCTCTTCATGAGCTACTTCCCACGTGGCCTCAAGTACCAG GAAGGTGGAGTGGAGTCAGCCTTTCATAAGACCTCCCCAGGGGCCACCCCAGCTGCCATCAAGAAACTCTACCAAGTGAAGGGGAAGAAGAACATCCGTGCCACCGAGCAGGCGCTGAGCTGGGACAGCTTCAACACCGGAGACTGCTTCATCTTGGACCTTGGCCAG AACATCTTCGCCTGGTGTGGTGGAAAGTCCAACATCCTGGAGCGCAACAAGGCGCGGGACCTGGCCCTGGCCATCCGGGACAGTGAGCGGCAGGGCAAGGCCCAGGTGGAGATCGTCACTGATGGAGAGGAGCCTGCGGAGATGATCCAG GTCCTGGGCCCCAAGCCTGCTCTGAAGGAGGGCAACCCCGAGGAAGACCTCACAGCTGACAAGACAAATGCCCAGGCCGCGGCCCTGTATAAG GTCTCTGATGCCACTGGACAGATGCACCTGACCAAGGTGGCCAACTCCAGCCCCTTTGCCGTGGAGCTGCTGCTGTCTGACGACTGCTTTGTGCTGGACAACGGGCTCTGTGGCAAGATCTACATCTGGAAGG GGCGAAAAGCTAATGAGAAGGAGCGGCAGGCGGCCCTCCACGTGGCTGAGGACTTCATCTCCCGCATGCAGTACGCCCCAAACACTCAG
- the CAPG gene encoding macrophage-capping protein isoform X2: MCRSGNSMYTPIPKSGSPFPASVQDPGLHVWRVEKLKPVPVARENQGIFFSGDSYLVLHNGPEELSHLHLWIGQQSSRDEQGACAVLAVHLNTLLGERPVQHREVQGNESDLFMSYFPRGLKYQEGGVESAFHKTSPGATPAAIKKLYQVKGKKNIRATEQALSWDSFNTGDCFILDLGQNIFAWCGGKSNILERNKARDLALAIRDSERQGKAQVEIVTDGEEPAEMIQVLGPKPALKEGNPEEDLTADKTNAQAAALYKVSDATGQMHLTKVANSSPFAVELLLSDDCFVLDNGLCGKIYIWKGRKANEKERQAALHVAEDFISRMQYAPNTQVEILPQGRESPIFKQFFKNWK, encoded by the exons atgtgcag ATCTGGAAACAGCATGTACACACCCATCCCCAAGAG cGGCTCTCCATTCCCAGCCTCAGTGCAGGATCCCGGCCTGCACGTATGGCGGGTGGAGAAGCTGAAGCCAGTGCCAGTAGCACGAGAGAACCAGGGCATCTTCTTCTCTGGCGACTCCTACCTGGTGCTGCACAATGGCCCGGAGGAGCTCTCCCACCTGCACCTGTGGATCG gccagCAGTCATCCCGGGATGAGCAGGGGGCCTGCGCTGTGCTGGCTGTGCACCTCAACACCCTGCTTGGGGAGAGGCCTGTGCAGCACCGCGAGGTGCAGGGCAATGAGTCCGACCTCTTCATGAGCTACTTCCCACGTGGCCTCAAGTACCAG GAAGGTGGAGTGGAGTCAGCCTTTCATAAGACCTCCCCAGGGGCCACCCCAGCTGCCATCAAGAAACTCTACCAAGTGAAGGGGAAGAAGAACATCCGTGCCACCGAGCAGGCGCTGAGCTGGGACAGCTTCAACACCGGAGACTGCTTCATCTTGGACCTTGGCCAG AACATCTTCGCCTGGTGTGGTGGAAAGTCCAACATCCTGGAGCGCAACAAGGCGCGGGACCTGGCCCTGGCCATCCGGGACAGTGAGCGGCAGGGCAAGGCCCAGGTGGAGATCGTCACTGATGGAGAGGAGCCTGCGGAGATGATCCAG GTCCTGGGCCCCAAGCCTGCTCTGAAGGAGGGCAACCCCGAGGAAGACCTCACAGCTGACAAGACAAATGCCCAGGCCGCGGCCCTGTATAAG GTCTCTGATGCCACTGGACAGATGCACCTGACCAAGGTGGCCAACTCCAGCCCCTTTGCCGTGGAGCTGCTGCTGTCTGACGACTGCTTTGTGCTGGACAACGGGCTCTGTGGCAAGATCTACATCTGGAAGG GGCGAAAAGCTAATGAGAAGGAGCGGCAGGCGGCCCTCCACGTGGCTGAGGACTTCATCTCCCGCATGCAGTACGCCCCAAACACTCAG
- the CAPG gene encoding macrophage-capping protein isoform X3, translated as MYTPIPKSGSPFPASVQDPGLHVWRVEKLKPVPVARENQGIFFSGDSYLVLHNGPEELSHLHLWIGQQSSRDEQGACAVLAVHLNTLLGERPVQHREVQGNESDLFMSYFPRGLKYQEGGVESAFHKTSPGATPAAIKKLYQVKGKKNIRATEQALSWDSFNTGDCFILDLGQNIFAWCGGKSNILERNKARDLALAIRDSERQGKAQVEIVTDGEEPAEMIQVLGPKPALKEGNPEEDLTADKTNAQAAALYKVSDATGQMHLTKVANSSPFAVELLLSDDCFVLDNGLCGKIYIWKGRKANEKERQAALHVAEDFISRMQYAPNTQVEILPQGRESPIFKQFFKNWK; from the exons ATGTACACACCCATCCCCAAGAG cGGCTCTCCATTCCCAGCCTCAGTGCAGGATCCCGGCCTGCACGTATGGCGGGTGGAGAAGCTGAAGCCAGTGCCAGTAGCACGAGAGAACCAGGGCATCTTCTTCTCTGGCGACTCCTACCTGGTGCTGCACAATGGCCCGGAGGAGCTCTCCCACCTGCACCTGTGGATCG gccagCAGTCATCCCGGGATGAGCAGGGGGCCTGCGCTGTGCTGGCTGTGCACCTCAACACCCTGCTTGGGGAGAGGCCTGTGCAGCACCGCGAGGTGCAGGGCAATGAGTCCGACCTCTTCATGAGCTACTTCCCACGTGGCCTCAAGTACCAG GAAGGTGGAGTGGAGTCAGCCTTTCATAAGACCTCCCCAGGGGCCACCCCAGCTGCCATCAAGAAACTCTACCAAGTGAAGGGGAAGAAGAACATCCGTGCCACCGAGCAGGCGCTGAGCTGGGACAGCTTCAACACCGGAGACTGCTTCATCTTGGACCTTGGCCAG AACATCTTCGCCTGGTGTGGTGGAAAGTCCAACATCCTGGAGCGCAACAAGGCGCGGGACCTGGCCCTGGCCATCCGGGACAGTGAGCGGCAGGGCAAGGCCCAGGTGGAGATCGTCACTGATGGAGAGGAGCCTGCGGAGATGATCCAG GTCCTGGGCCCCAAGCCTGCTCTGAAGGAGGGCAACCCCGAGGAAGACCTCACAGCTGACAAGACAAATGCCCAGGCCGCGGCCCTGTATAAG GTCTCTGATGCCACTGGACAGATGCACCTGACCAAGGTGGCCAACTCCAGCCCCTTTGCCGTGGAGCTGCTGCTGTCTGACGACTGCTTTGTGCTGGACAACGGGCTCTGTGGCAAGATCTACATCTGGAAGG GGCGAAAAGCTAATGAGAAGGAGCGGCAGGCGGCCCTCCACGTGGCTGAGGACTTCATCTCCCGCATGCAGTACGCCCCAAACACTCAG